In Acetonema longum DSM 6540, one genomic interval encodes:
- the recR gene encoding recombination mediator RecR, with product MSQYVAPLAKLIEHFRRLPGIGAKSATRLAYYILTLDPAQAQSLAQAIIDAKEKIRYCSVCFGLTDCDPCSICQAENRDRSTVCVVEEPQDVAAMERTREFRGLYHVLHGALSPLDGVGPEQLRVKELLLRLQSGQIREVIMATNPDVEGEATAMYLAKLLKPLGVKVTRIGHGLPVGGDLEYADEVTLSKAMENRREM from the coding sequence GTGTCCCAGTATGTTGCACCTCTGGCTAAACTGATTGAGCATTTCCGGCGATTGCCCGGCATTGGTGCTAAATCGGCCACCCGTCTGGCCTATTACATTCTCACACTGGATCCGGCGCAAGCGCAGTCTTTAGCCCAGGCTATTATTGACGCCAAAGAAAAAATCCGTTACTGCAGCGTTTGCTTTGGTTTGACCGACTGTGATCCCTGCAGCATTTGCCAGGCTGAGAACAGAGACCGGAGCACGGTCTGCGTCGTGGAAGAACCCCAGGACGTAGCCGCCATGGAAAGGACCCGGGAATTTCGGGGCCTTTATCATGTTCTTCACGGCGCTCTTTCTCCCTTGGACGGGGTGGGACCGGAGCAACTGCGGGTTAAGGAACTCCTTTTGCGTCTGCAGTCAGGCCAGATCCGGGAAGTGATTATGGCCACCAATCCGGATGTAGAGGGTGAGGCCACCGCCATGTATCTGGCCAAACTCTTAAAACCATTGGGAGTTAAGGTAACCCGCATCGGACATGGCCTGCCGGTTGGCGGCGACTTGGAGTACGCCGATGAAGTA